The following proteins are co-located in the Flammeovirga kamogawensis genome:
- a CDS encoding alpha-ketoglutarate-dependent dioxygenase AlkB has translation MKALAEKLINKSGVANFETLSISPSLSKKNEKIYLTKSKSSWITIEWVTDELDKYSKCNYDEMFALHPSEKGKVVMYEKEVISPRWHRSYLMIPNRDQNAKRSFMYSGLVPHEDLSLPSKFQIYLDFLNKTAKEKFNQVLVNWYSDGNDFIAAHSDCQFGMQKNAEISIISLYKDMYGTRNLIFTPKKTKGFVNDFLYKKVEISAKHGSIITMHGDTQLKFRHKIPKSIGLDSSRISLTFRKFETNS, from the coding sequence ATGAAAGCATTGGCAGAAAAATTAATCAATAAAAGTGGAGTGGCTAATTTTGAAACTTTATCTATTTCACCTTCTCTTTCTAAGAAAAACGAAAAGATATATCTAACAAAGAGTAAATCTTCATGGATAACAATTGAATGGGTGACAGATGAGTTAGATAAATATTCAAAATGTAATTATGATGAAATGTTTGCTTTACATCCATCTGAAAAAGGTAAGGTTGTTATGTATGAAAAGGAGGTTATATCTCCTCGTTGGCATCGAAGTTATCTTATGATTCCAAATAGAGACCAAAATGCTAAGAGAAGTTTTATGTATTCAGGTTTGGTTCCTCATGAGGATTTATCCTTACCCTCAAAATTTCAAATATATTTAGATTTTCTGAATAAAACTGCAAAAGAAAAGTTTAATCAAGTTTTAGTTAATTGGTATTCAGATGGGAATGATTTTATAGCAGCTCATAGCGATTGTCAATTTGGAATGCAAAAGAATGCTGAAATTTCAATAATATCATTATATAAAGATATGTACGGTACTAGAAACCTAATATTTACACCTAAAAAAACTAAAGGTTTCGTAAATGACTTTCTTTATAAGAAAGTTGAGATCTCAGCAAAACATGGTAGTATTATTACAATGCATGGTGATACACAATTAAAATTTAGACATAAAATTCCAAAATCGATAGGGCTAGATTCGTCTAGAATTAGTTTGACATTTAGAAAATTTGAAACAAATAGTTAA
- a CDS encoding helix-turn-helix transcriptional regulator, with protein MAQNKNALIRYKTIDKCLQNKYREWTLNDLIEACSEALYEYEGKTVNVSKRCIQLDIQIMRSDKLGYNAPIIVYNKKFYRYKNDNYTITNIPLSKNDMYILSESIEVLKQFKDFSLFSELSGIFQRLEDKVYIEKTKQDAIIHLDKNENLKGLKYLDPLYQSILQKKCLFIYYQSFSSENSNKIDFTPFILKEYNNRWFVVGSDHNNNIITLALDRIHSLVNNLTRKYDTNNFNGDKYYNNTIGVTVISNQENEEINLKINNKSTPYVLTKPLHHTQEVISIDNNGNAIIKIIVNVNYELERIILGFGDSVTVLKPRKLRKRIEKVLQNSIANYNSIKGKHH; from the coding sequence ATGGCACAAAATAAAAATGCACTCATAAGATATAAGACAATTGACAAGTGTCTTCAAAACAAGTATAGAGAATGGACTTTAAATGATTTAATTGAAGCTTGCTCAGAAGCACTTTATGAGTATGAAGGTAAAACTGTGAATGTAAGTAAGAGATGTATTCAATTAGATATCCAGATAATGAGAAGTGACAAATTAGGATATAATGCTCCAATTATTGTTTATAATAAAAAATTTTATCGCTATAAAAATGACAACTATACAATAACAAATATTCCATTATCAAAAAATGACATGTATATTTTATCAGAGTCAATCGAAGTACTTAAACAATTTAAGGATTTCTCATTGTTCTCTGAATTAAGTGGGATTTTTCAACGTTTAGAAGATAAAGTGTATATTGAAAAAACAAAACAAGATGCAATCATACACCTTGATAAAAATGAAAATTTGAAGGGTTTAAAGTATTTAGACCCCCTATATCAATCCATTCTTCAAAAAAAATGTTTATTCATTTACTATCAATCATTTTCGTCAGAGAACTCTAATAAGATTGATTTCACACCTTTCATATTAAAAGAATATAACAATAGATGGTTTGTTGTAGGCAGTGATCATAATAATAATATTATTACTCTTGCCCTAGACAGAATACATAGTTTAGTAAATAACTTAACAAGAAAATATGATACAAATAACTTTAATGGAGATAAATATTACAACAATACAATTGGTGTAACAGTCATATCAAATCAAGAAAATGAAGAGATTAATCTAAAAATCAATAATAAAAGTACTCCATATGTATTAACTAAACCTTTACATCATACTCAAGAAGTAATTTCAATTGATAATAATGGAAATGCTATAATTAAAATTATCGTAAACGTAAATTATGAATTAGAACGAATTATTTTAGGTTTTGGAGATTCTGTAACAGTCTTAAAACCAAGAAAACTACGAAAAAGAATAGAAAAAGTACTACAAAACAGCATCGCTAATTACAACTCAATAAAAGGTAAACATCATTAA
- the radA gene encoding DNA repair protein RadA, translating to MAKKIKTAYFCQNCGFESPKWQGKCPTCNEWNTFVEELLKEDTPKKGDWKMSKEAVKTGAYVNASIETSKPVRINEVKFEKEARIITLDEELNRVLGGGIVPGSAVMIGGEPGIGKSTLMLQIALSLKDKQVLYVSGEESGQQIRQRAERLPYSSEDTFVLTETDTSKIFAHVEKMVPDVMVIDSIQTLVSPFLEAAAGSVSQVKECAAELIRFAKDTGTPVLMIGHITKEGSLAGPKVLEHMVDTVLQFEGDRHMTYRILRTQKNRFGSTSELGIYEMIASGLRQVSNPSEILLSQRDDGLSGIAIGTVMEGNRPLLVEIQSLVTPSVYGNPQRSPTGFDAKKMNMLLAVLEKRSGYKLNFSDVFLNVAGGLRVEDPAIDLAVVVSLISSFEDISIESTTCFAAEVGLGGEIRAVSRIENRIVEAEKLGFKEMFVSKYNIKGLDLKKIKMKVIPVGTVAEVAEKLFT from the coding sequence ATGGCTAAAAAAATAAAGACAGCATACTTTTGCCAGAACTGTGGTTTTGAATCTCCAAAATGGCAAGGTAAATGTCCAACCTGTAACGAGTGGAATACATTTGTAGAAGAATTACTGAAAGAAGATACTCCTAAAAAGGGAGATTGGAAAATGAGTAAAGAAGCTGTCAAAACTGGTGCGTATGTAAATGCTAGTATTGAAACTTCTAAGCCTGTAAGAATTAATGAGGTTAAGTTTGAAAAAGAAGCAAGAATAATCACCCTAGATGAAGAATTAAACAGAGTTTTAGGTGGAGGTATTGTACCAGGTTCAGCGGTAATGATTGGTGGAGAACCAGGTATTGGTAAATCAACATTAATGCTACAGATTGCTTTATCACTTAAAGATAAACAAGTATTATATGTGTCTGGAGAGGAAAGTGGACAGCAAATAAGACAAAGAGCAGAGCGATTACCGTATTCTTCTGAAGATACTTTTGTGCTAACTGAAACAGATACTTCTAAAATTTTTGCTCATGTAGAGAAAATGGTTCCAGATGTAATGGTAATTGATTCGATTCAAACATTAGTGTCTCCATTTTTAGAAGCTGCTGCTGGTAGTGTTTCTCAAGTTAAAGAATGTGCAGCAGAGCTTATTCGTTTTGCAAAAGATACTGGTACACCTGTTTTAATGATTGGTCACATTACGAAAGAAGGAAGTTTAGCAGGACCAAAAGTTTTGGAGCATATGGTGGATACTGTTCTTCAATTTGAAGGAGATCGACACATGACTTACAGAATTTTAAGAACTCAAAAAAATAGGTTTGGGTCTACTTCAGAATTAGGTATTTATGAGATGATTGCTTCAGGACTACGCCAAGTAAGTAATCCTTCAGAAATTCTTTTATCTCAAAGAGACGACGGATTGAGTGGAATTGCTATAGGTACAGTTATGGAAGGTAATAGACCTTTATTAGTTGAGATTCAATCTTTAGTAACACCATCAGTATATGGTAACCCACAACGTAGCCCTACAGGTTTTGATGCTAAAAAAATGAACATGCTTTTAGCTGTTCTTGAAAAAAGATCAGGCTATAAATTAAACTTTTCTGATGTCTTTTTAAATGTCGCAGGGGGGCTAAGAGTAGAAGATCCAGCAATTGATTTAGCTGTAGTTGTTTCACTAATATCTTCTTTTGAGGATATTTCAATTGAATCTACCACTTGTTTTGCTGCAGAAGTTGGACTTGGGGGAGAAATAAGAGCAGTTTCTAGAATTGAAAATAGAATTGTTGAAGCTGAAAAACTTGGTTTTAAAGAGATGTTTGTCTCAAAATATAATATCAAAGGGTTAGATTTAAAGAAGATTAAAATGAAAGTGATTCCTGTAGGTACTGTTGCAGAAGTTGCTGAAAAACTATTTACATAA
- a CDS encoding MBL fold metallo-hydrolase, with protein MSKVKSIDLHFLNKEDAIASYLVETSEGPILIETGPHSTFSILKKALADKGYNPEDIKHVFITHIHLDHAGAAWKFAEHGAKIYLHPFGERHMADPSKLMSSAKMIYKDDMDRLWGRMEAIPKECLCPIAHEDEVVIGDTVIKAWHTPGHANHHIAWQIGEGLFTGDVAGVKINNGPVVAPCPPPDINLEKWQSSIDLIRKISPAVLYLTHFGAVTDIDKHLIALEKDLYQIAQIVKKYTDDGLDVPEMEKRFIAYVNQELSNYGLDQNALEQYDAANPPFMGVAGLVRYWKKKNEL; from the coding sequence ATGAGTAAAGTAAAATCAATAGATTTACATTTTTTAAATAAAGAAGATGCAATAGCTTCTTATCTAGTGGAAACGTCAGAAGGTCCAATTTTAATTGAAACAGGTCCGCATTCAACATTTTCGATTCTAAAAAAAGCATTAGCAGATAAAGGTTATAATCCAGAAGATATTAAACATGTTTTTATAACTCATATACATTTAGACCATGCAGGAGCAGCTTGGAAATTTGCTGAACATGGTGCTAAAATCTATTTACATCCATTTGGGGAGCGACATATGGCAGATCCTTCTAAATTGATGTCTTCAGCAAAAATGATTTATAAAGATGATATGGATAGACTTTGGGGACGAATGGAAGCAATTCCAAAAGAATGTTTGTGTCCAATTGCTCATGAAGATGAAGTTGTAATAGGAGATACTGTTATAAAAGCATGGCATACACCTGGTCATGCAAATCATCATATTGCTTGGCAAATAGGTGAAGGTCTTTTTACTGGAGATGTTGCTGGAGTGAAAATTAATAATGGTCCAGTTGTAGCACCTTGCCCTCCTCCAGATATTAATTTAGAGAAATGGCAATCTTCAATTGATCTAATTAGAAAAATTTCTCCTGCTGTTTTATACTTAACTCATTTTGGAGCCGTTACTGATATAGATAAACATCTTATTGCTTTAGAAAAAGACTTATATCAAATCGCTCAAATAGTAAAAAAATATACAGATGATGGTTTAGATGTACCAGAAATGGAAAAAAGATTCATAGCTTATGTTAATCAAGAATTATCAAATTATGGATTAGATCAAAATGCCCTAGAACAATACGATGCCGCGAACCCGCCTTTTATGGGCGTTGCAGGTTTGGTCCGATATTGGAAGAAGAAAAACGAACTATAA
- a CDS encoding DUF2059 domain-containing protein, with amino-acid sequence MLLFYRYTLFTACVLFFSTSYAQTNIDEKVDQYTQLMNLNALTLDIDNIIQAQLDEKTIMMDNSAELTSLKEAIKRSLSSKRAQFYYKEYIKEHLSIDTLTDVINFYSSPEVQEMINFDNKVYTTNQQIEKAKFEKQFDIKTVDDDKLELCVMLYQDLNIGGSMISLMKNSIYGVHVGLNSSEIIELKTSEEEVNSQINMIFDHNFSYLLKNDLLKDLLFTYRNVNNYTLRRHTELWSSDIGTYSIQLSSNALDYAFDKMNKDLENHKNL; translated from the coding sequence ATGTTATTGTTTTATCGCTACACTCTATTCACTGCATGTGTACTATTTTTTAGTACATCTTATGCACAGACCAACATAGATGAAAAAGTTGATCAATATACTCAACTTATGAATCTAAACGCCTTGACTTTAGATATAGATAATATCATTCAGGCACAACTTGATGAGAAAACTATTATGATGGATAATTCTGCGGAACTAACATCATTAAAAGAAGCAATTAAAAGAAGTTTATCTTCTAAAAGAGCTCAATTCTATTATAAAGAATATATAAAAGAACATTTAAGTATAGATACACTTACTGATGTTATCAATTTTTATAGTTCTCCTGAGGTTCAAGAAATGATTAATTTTGATAATAAAGTCTACACTACCAATCAACAAATTGAGAAAGCTAAATTTGAAAAACAATTTGATATTAAAACTGTAGATGATGATAAATTAGAACTTTGTGTAATGCTTTATCAAGATCTCAATATAGGTGGCTCAATGATTTCACTTATGAAAAATAGCATTTACGGAGTACATGTTGGTCTTAATTCTTCTGAAATTATTGAACTAAAAACTTCAGAAGAAGAAGTTAATTCTCAAATTAATATGATTTTTGATCATAACTTTAGTTACTTATTAAAAAATGATTTATTAAAAGACTTATTATTTACTTATAGAAATGTAAATAATTATACCTTAAGAAGGCACACAGAACTTTGGTCTTCAGATATAGGTACTTACTCTATTCAGTTATCTTCAAATGCACTTGATTATGCTTTTGATAAGATGAATAAAGACTTAGAGAACCATAAGAATTTATAA
- a CDS encoding OmpA family protein, translating to MNHYYVSLLIFCLVSITSFGQSSKAKKLYEKGEKAVSERQFPDAKEYLNKSIKADPSFGDSYYLLAYLNILERDYQRSRELYAELMKCCANNAKYMLAHLSLAEYEWSQGNYDLAEKYATSFLKFNPSKRQYSQISTANKIIASCKYARINIENKLPFNPTTLGSTVNSREQQYFPAITANGTVLYFTARDRKTDENIYQTTLVDGEWATPEEVRELNTKYNEGTCSISADGSIMIFTSCESTRDRQGYGSCDLFLSKKIGEHWTKPENLGPNVNSRNWESQPSLSADGRTLYFVSDRKGGVGKKDIWVSKLGSNGDWNPAQNLGENINSYDDDLSPYIHSNGTTLYFSSEGQVGYGGLDLFKVEFINGQWTTPKNLGFPINDHADQVSLIVSSDGSKGYFSKEFTINGNERTSEIVSFDVPKDIQPSALSSYLEGVVYNAITKKPLKSEIELKKLESDITESKVFSDEETGKYLIVLNQEEEYALYVSRPGYLFQSLTFDMHNVGVEGKTLDIFLQRVEHGINITLNNIFFDSNKFDLEDKSNVELQRIIEFMQNNPTLKVEISGHTDNIGTDKYNVDLSQKRAEAVVNYLIDKGVPKSNLVAKGYGKSKPVASNDTELGRQKNRRIEFEIL from the coding sequence ATGAATCATTATTATGTTTCACTTCTCATATTTTGCTTAGTTTCAATTACTAGTTTTGGACAGTCGTCAAAAGCTAAAAAATTATATGAAAAAGGAGAAAAAGCAGTATCAGAAAGACAATTTCCTGATGCTAAAGAATATTTAAATAAATCAATAAAAGCAGATCCATCGTTTGGGGATAGTTATTACTTGTTGGCGTATTTAAACATCTTAGAACGTGATTATCAAAGATCAAGGGAACTGTATGCTGAATTAATGAAATGCTGTGCAAATAACGCTAAATATATGCTTGCACACCTGTCTTTAGCAGAGTACGAATGGTCTCAAGGAAACTATGATTTAGCAGAAAAATATGCTACTTCATTTTTAAAATTTAACCCTTCTAAACGTCAATATAGTCAGATTTCTACTGCAAATAAGATTATCGCATCTTGTAAATATGCTCGTATAAATATTGAAAATAAATTACCGTTTAATCCTACAACTTTAGGGAGTACTGTAAATAGTAGAGAGCAACAATATTTTCCGGCTATTACAGCAAATGGGACTGTTTTATATTTTACTGCAAGAGATAGAAAAACAGATGAAAATATCTATCAAACTACATTAGTTGATGGTGAATGGGCTACTCCAGAGGAAGTTAGAGAATTGAATACTAAATATAACGAAGGAACTTGTTCAATATCAGCTGATGGTTCAATTATGATTTTTACATCTTGTGAATCAACTAGAGATCGACAAGGTTATGGCAGTTGTGATTTGTTTTTATCAAAAAAAATAGGTGAGCATTGGACAAAACCTGAAAATTTGGGGCCAAACGTAAACAGTAGAAATTGGGAATCTCAGCCTTCTTTATCTGCTGATGGTAGAACATTATATTTTGTTTCTGATAGAAAAGGTGGTGTCGGTAAAAAAGACATTTGGGTAAGTAAGTTAGGAAGTAATGGTGACTGGAATCCTGCCCAAAATTTGGGAGAAAATATTAACTCTTATGATGATGACTTATCACCATATATTCACTCAAATGGAACTACATTGTATTTTTCTTCAGAGGGTCAAGTTGGCTATGGTGGTTTAGATCTTTTTAAGGTGGAATTTATAAATGGACAGTGGACTACACCTAAAAATTTAGGCTTTCCTATTAATGATCATGCTGATCAGGTTTCTTTAATAGTTTCTTCAGATGGATCAAAAGGGTATTTCTCAAAAGAATTTACTATCAATGGCAACGAAAGAACAAGTGAAATTGTATCTTTTGATGTACCTAAAGATATTCAGCCAAGTGCTTTAAGTAGCTATTTGGAGGGAGTTGTTTATAATGCGATTACTAAGAAACCATTAAAATCAGAGATTGAGCTTAAGAAATTAGAAAGTGATATAACAGAATCTAAAGTGTTTTCTGATGAAGAAACAGGTAAATACCTTATTGTTTTAAATCAAGAAGAAGAATATGCTTTGTATGTATCAAGACCAGGCTACCTTTTTCAAAGTTTAACTTTTGATATGCATAATGTTGGTGTTGAGGGAAAAACATTAGATATCTTTTTACAAAGAGTAGAACATGGTATAAATATCACACTTAATAATATATTTTTCGATTCTAATAAGTTTGATTTAGAGGATAAGTCGAATGTAGAGCTACAACGCATTATAGAGTTTATGCAAAATAACCCTACATTGAAAGTAGAAATTAGCGGCCATACTGATAATATTGGTACTGATAAATACAATGTTGATTTATCACAGAAAAGGGCAGAAGCTGTTGTTAATTACTTAATTGATAAGGGCGTTCCTAAGAGTAATCTTGTTGCAAAAGGATATGGAAAATCTAAACCAGTTGCATCAAACGATACTGAATTAGGAAGACAAAAAAATAGAAGAATTGAATTTGAGATTCTTTAA
- a CDS encoding MBOAT family O-acyltransferase — translation MLELVTYSENSPLLFTQAIFWVLFGAIIIIYQFVYKNITARNTLLLLASLYFYYMSSGFYFVLLLFSTVVDYYIGAAIFASTEKRKRKQLVFLSAFINLSLLAYFKYTFFFTEGINTLFSLNLEPENFLAVFLNNVFGTAMDTTNIFLPIGISFYTFQTISYSVDIYRGDIKPVNSIWDFALFVSFFPQLVAGPIVRASEFIPQIHNPYKVTESEYGHALFLIASGLVKKILISDYISINFVDRIFESPWSYSGFENLMAAYGYAIQIYCDFSGYTDIAIGVAVLLGFRLPLNFNSPYKATDITDFWRRWHISLSSFLRDYLYIPLGGNKKGKVRTYINLIITMLLGGLWHGANIRFIIWGMLHGVALAFHKLWLEITNKKYSSSIYAKVIGGIITFHFVCYAWIYFRADDMQHAQSMITQIMTNMDLSIAIDVLIAYKNVFLIMGLGYFLHWMPQKWKDQLSMEFICMPDFAKAAFLFFIGFMLFQSRSSDIQPFIYFQF, via the coding sequence ATGCTCGAATTAGTTACATATTCGGAAAATAGTCCTCTATTATTTACTCAAGCTATATTTTGGGTATTATTTGGAGCTATCATCATCATATATCAATTTGTTTATAAAAACATAACAGCAAGAAACACCCTATTGCTTCTTGCTAGTCTATATTTTTATTACATGTCAAGTGGTTTCTATTTTGTGTTATTACTTTTTTCTACTGTTGTAGATTACTACATTGGTGCTGCTATTTTTGCATCCACAGAAAAAAGAAAAAGGAAACAACTTGTTTTTCTTAGTGCATTCATAAATCTATCTCTCCTAGCTTACTTTAAGTATACCTTTTTCTTTACAGAAGGTATAAATACATTGTTCTCACTTAATTTAGAACCAGAAAATTTTCTAGCTGTATTTTTAAATAATGTATTTGGTACAGCTATGGACACTACAAATATCTTTTTACCTATTGGAATATCATTTTACACTTTTCAAACAATTAGTTATTCTGTAGATATTTATAGAGGTGATATTAAACCTGTAAATTCAATTTGGGATTTTGCACTTTTTGTTAGCTTCTTCCCTCAACTTGTTGCAGGTCCTATTGTTAGAGCATCAGAGTTTATACCTCAAATACACAATCCTTATAAAGTTACTGAAAGTGAATATGGACACGCTTTATTTTTAATCGCTTCTGGGCTAGTAAAAAAGATATTAATCTCCGATTATATTTCTATAAACTTTGTTGATAGAATATTTGAATCACCATGGTCATACTCTGGTTTTGAAAATCTAATGGCTGCCTATGGTTACGCTATTCAAATCTATTGCGACTTTTCTGGTTATACAGATATTGCAATTGGGGTTGCCGTTCTTTTAGGTTTTAGATTACCACTAAACTTCAACTCTCCTTATAAAGCTACAGACATTACAGATTTTTGGAGAAGGTGGCATATTTCTTTGTCTTCTTTTCTTCGTGATTACTTATATATACCTCTTGGAGGTAACAAAAAGGGTAAAGTTAGAACCTACATCAATTTAATTATTACCATGCTATTAGGCGGTCTATGGCATGGTGCAAACATTCGATTTATTATTTGGGGAATGCTGCATGGTGTAGCACTTGCTTTTCATAAACTATGGCTTGAAATAACTAATAAAAAATATTCTAGCTCCATTTATGCAAAAGTTATTGGAGGAATTATTACCTTTCACTTTGTGTGCTACGCGTGGATATACTTTAGAGCTGATGATATGCAACATGCTCAAAGTATGATTACTCAAATTATGACAAACATGGACTTATCTATCGCTATTGATGTGTTGATAGCCTACAAAAATGTATTTTTAATTATGGGGCTTGGCTACTTTTTACATTGGATGCCTCAAAAATGGAAAGATCAATTATCAATGGAGTTTATTTGTATGCCTGACTTTGCTAAAGCAGCATTCCTATTCTTTATTGGTTTTATGCTATTTCAAAGTAGATCATCTGATATTCAACCATTTATTTATTTTCAATTTTAA
- a CDS encoding sodium:calcium antiporter codes for MEILSGLVIIFIACIIIWKACDGFEDASGYLGRNMKGGVKGATIDAIGSSMPELFTTFFFLVLAGDAKGFASGIGTTSGSAIFNIMIIPAAVIMSVIVVNRKVQFININPKVILRDGIALMLAILCLIIFVSEKELDWYHGVFLMSLYVVYVLSLFFIKMDSEGDHEDEYEYEAGDGGRLAAFFKLDLSHAILGNNTMNSKRAWVLLILATSIVGASCHLLVTGCELLGDGLNWNTYVVALIFAAAATSVPDTIISVKSANNGAYNDAISNALGSNIFDICFALGMPLTIYTLFYDKTIIMSGGAEEMNFIGQFRILLLILTFLATVIFYVGAKRKKLGAKSGYFLMLLYVAFIVYTLAYTYNAPWLQGMQETLININDHLIHLNPFHKM; via the coding sequence ATGGAGATACTTTCAGGTCTAGTTATAATTTTTATCGCATGTATTATTATATGGAAAGCATGTGATGGTTTTGAAGATGCCTCTGGCTATTTGGGGCGTAATATGAAAGGTGGTGTTAAAGGAGCCACTATTGATGCTATTGGTAGCTCAATGCCAGAACTATTTACAACTTTTTTCTTTTTAGTATTAGCAGGAGACGCTAAAGGATTTGCAAGTGGAATAGGTACTACATCAGGTAGTGCAATTTTTAATATCATGATTATACCTGCAGCTGTAATTATGAGTGTTATTGTAGTGAATAGAAAAGTTCAATTTATAAATATTAATCCAAAAGTAATTTTAAGAGATGGTATTGCTTTAATGCTTGCTATTTTATGCCTTATCATTTTTGTTTCTGAAAAAGAATTAGATTGGTATCATGGTGTATTCTTAATGAGTTTGTATGTTGTTTATGTTTTGTCTTTATTTTTTATAAAAATGGACTCTGAAGGAGACCATGAAGATGAATATGAATATGAAGCAGGAGATGGTGGAAGATTAGCCGCTTTTTTTAAGTTGGATCTATCTCACGCTATACTTGGTAATAATACAATGAACTCTAAAAGAGCTTGGGTATTATTAATTTTAGCAACATCAATTGTAGGTGCATCTTGTCATCTTTTAGTTACAGGTTGTGAACTTCTAGGTGATGGCTTAAATTGGAATACTTATGTAGTTGCTTTAATTTTTGCTGCTGCTGCAACATCTGTTCCTGATACAATTATTTCTGTAAAGAGTGCGAATAACGGTGCCTATAATGATGCCATTTCAAATGCATTAGGAAGTAATATTTTTGATATTTGTTTTGCTCTAGGTATGCCTTTAACAATTTATACTTTGTTTTATGATAAAACAATTATAATGTCTGGCGGTGCTGAAGAAATGAATTTCATTGGTCAGTTTAGAATTTTATTATTGATATTAACTTTCTTAGCTACTGTTATTTTCTACGTTGGAGCCAAACGCAAAAAACTTGGAGCAAAGAGTGGATACTTTTTAATGCTCTTATATGTTGCGTTTATAGTTTATACATTAGCATATACATACAATGCTCCATGGTTACAAGGTATGCAAGAGACATTGATTAATATAAATGATCATTTAATTCATTTGAATCCATTCCATAAGATGTAG